GCTATTGCGAATGGATTAGCAACAAAAGGGATTCGAACGACCATTATCCATTTTCCAACCTTTTGTGTGGAGATGAAGCATTCCATTAAAGATGACAGCGTCGCATCAAAAATTGATACCGTAAAAAAAACACCCATCCTGATGCTGGATGATATCGGGGCTGATTCTATGAGTGCCTGGATACGAGATGATGTATTAGGAGTTATTTTACAATACCGTATGCAAGAAAAACTACCAACCTTTTTTTCTTCTAACTTAGATATGAAACAGTTAGAGGAAGAACACCTTCGTTTTTCACAAAAGGGAGACGATGAACCATTGAAAGCAAAACGTATTATGGAGCGAATTAAGTATCTTTCAAAGCAAATCACCATGATTGGTGAAAACCGCCGATTGGATAATTAAAGTAAACCCTATGATGTTATTAAAAACTGATTGACAAAGGAATTACAGACTAGTATAATTATTTTTGTTGCTTAAGGAGTGATAGAATGAAGTGGGCATTGTCCGAATTAAATAAGTTTAGAGGAAGTCAAGTTGATTTCTTAGAAACAATTGATTTATCAGCCTCTTTAAAGAAAAGAGAACCATCTATTATTGATATTTCTCCAATTAAAGTCAATGGGTTTTTAGAAGTCGATGAGATAGGTTATTATGCTCATATGACGATGGAAACCATTCTTACTGTTCCATCATCTCGTTCGTTAGAACCTGTGGAATTGCCATTAAATCTTCTGATTGATGAAGAATACATGACACCAAAACAGTATGATGCATTGAAAGATGTACCAGAAGATGATAAAAACTTGATAATTATTTTGGAAAAAGATTTGATTGATTTAACAGAAGCAATTGAAGATTTTATCCTATTAAATTTACCATTACAAGTCTTAACAGAAGAAGAAAAGCAATCAACAGAATTACCAAAAGGTGACTTTTGGCAAGTTGTTTCAGAAGATGATATTAAGGTAGAACACGAAACTGAAGCAGCATCAACCATTGATCCTCGTCTTGCTAAATTATCTGACTTTTTCAAGGAAGATGAGTAGTAGGATTGGAATATATGTGACTTGTCACGTATTTAAGTTAGTAGGGAGGTGTATCTAAATGGCAGTACCAAAAAGAAAAACGTCAAAAGCTCGTAAAAATAGACGTCGTACTCATTACAAATTGTCTGCACCAGGTTTAACAGCTTGCAGTAACTGTGGTGAAATGAGAAAATCTCATCATGTGTGCCCTTCATGTGGTCATTATGATGGAAAAGACGTTATGACTAAAGAAGCATAATTACATTTTTATAGAAAATGTAAAACCGTTAGACTAACCATGGAGTCTAACGGTTTTTTGTTTTTCTTAAACCAAAATTTACTTTGCTTTCTGTCCCTGCTTTGATTCGCTTGATATTATCGCGGTGACGAATAATAATAAATAATGTAATCGCCACAGCAAGTGTGGTTAATAACCAGTTTTGTTCAGCTAAAATAAATGGTGCATAAATTGGTAATACTATAGTAGAAATGGTAATAATAATCGCACTAATCATGCTTGATAAACTAACTGTACTAGTTAAAAATAAAAAGATGATAAACAAACTAGCTGAATAGATGAAAAAAGTCGGTGAATAGGCTAGTAACATCCCAGCGCTTGTCGCCACAGCTTTACCACCTTTAAAGTGTCCAAATATTGGAAAAGTATGTCCCAATATCGCGGCGACACCAAACCACAATGGATCAATTGATAAACCAAACCACATTGGTAAACAAGTTGCTACCGTTCCTTTTAGGATATCCATAAATAATACGGCTGTTCCAGCTCGTTTTCCTAATACACGGAAAGTATTGGTTGTCCCAGTATTACCACTACCAAATTCTCTAATATCTTTATGATAAAAAATCTTGCCAATCCAAACCCCTGATTGTATCGAGCCTAACAAGTAGGCTAATATAAATAACGAAATAGTTTTCACGTTGTATCCTCCTTAAGGTCAGTCATTATTTTACCATGAAATATACGGGTGAACAATTGAGAGAGGCACTTTAAAGGAAGTAAATGGTAAATTTTGTTATAATTGACCTATAAAATAGGGAGGTCATTAATATGGCATATAAAGATTTAGGCGAAAAAAAAGTAAAAGAGATTTTAACTAATGCAAAGACTATCGCAGTTGTTGGTCTAAGTGATAATCCTGAAAAAACAAGTTACCGTGTAGCAGAAGTCATGCAAAATGCTGGATATAAGATTATTCCAGTTAATCCAATGAAAGAAGGGAAAACAATTTTAGGTGAAAAAGTCTATCCTTCTATTGAATCAGTTGATCAACCAATTGATATTGTCGATGTCTTTAGACCAAGTTCAGCATTAGTTGATGTGGCGAAAGATTTCTTAAAATCAGATGCACCCGTTTTTTGGGCACAACTAGGAATAGAAAATGATGAAGCAGCTGACCTTTTATATGATAGCGGGATAACAGATGTTATCATGAATCGCTGTATTAAAATCGAATTACAAAAATAAAAAACAAGTGCA
This genomic stretch from Vagococcus sp. CY52-2 harbors:
- the plsY gene encoding glycerol-3-phosphate 1-O-acyltransferase PlsY encodes the protein MKTISLFILAYLLGSIQSGVWIGKIFYHKDIREFGSGNTGTTNTFRVLGKRAGTAVLFMDILKGTVATCLPMWFGLSIDPLWFGVAAILGHTFPIFGHFKGGKAVATSAGMLLAYSPTFFIYSASLFIIFLFLTSTVSLSSMISAIIITISTIVLPIYAPFILAEQNWLLTTLAVAITLFIIIRHRDNIKRIKAGTESKVNFGLRKTKNR
- a CDS encoding CoA-binding protein, with the protein product MAYKDLGEKKVKEILTNAKTIAVVGLSDNPEKTSYRVAEVMQNAGYKIIPVNPMKEGKTILGEKVYPSIESVDQPIDIVDVFRPSSALVDVAKDFLKSDAPVFWAQLGIENDEAADLLYDSGITDVIMNRCIKIELQK
- a CDS encoding DUF177 domain-containing protein, with the translated sequence MKWALSELNKFRGSQVDFLETIDLSASLKKREPSIIDISPIKVNGFLEVDEIGYYAHMTMETILTVPSSRSLEPVELPLNLLIDEEYMTPKQYDALKDVPEDDKNLIIILEKDLIDLTEAIEDFILLNLPLQVLTEEEKQSTELPKGDFWQVVSEDDIKVEHETEAASTIDPRLAKLSDFFKEDE
- the rpmF gene encoding 50S ribosomal protein L32 yields the protein MAVPKRKTSKARKNRRRTHYKLSAPGLTACSNCGEMRKSHHVCPSCGHYDGKDVMTKEA